CGGCGACATTGACAACTCACGAACCACGCTCGTAAAGTAGCCGTGTTGTGAATCGATTCACGATCACGAAGGAGTGACACCCGTGGCTAGCACCCTCCTGGAGGAACGCGCGGCGGCCTTGCCTGCTGCCGCGTCCCTGACCCCGTCGCCGCGGCGGCGAGCGCGCCGAGCCGGCGTGGTCGCCCCGTGGTGGTTCGTCGCGCCGGCCGTCGCGATCTACGTCTTCATCGTCGTGGTGCCGAGCACGCGTGGGGCGTTCTTCTCGTTCACCGACTGGAACGGCTTGGCCGGCGACTGGTCGTGGGTGGGCTTCGAGAACTTCGCCGACGTCTTCACCGACCGGGCCGCGCAGGCCGCCCTCTGGAACACGCTCGTGCTCGCGGTGCTGTGCACCGTCATCCAGAACGCGATCGGCCTGGCCCTCGCGGTCGGCCTGCACACCATGGTGAAGTCGCGGTACATCCTGCGCGTCGTGTTCTTCGCCCCGGTCGTGCTCACCCCGCTCGTCTCGGGCTACGTGTGGAGCTACCTCCTCTCGCCGAACGGCACGGTGAACGAGGTGCTGCGCGGCCTCGGGCTCGGATTCCTCGCACAGGACTGGCTCGGCGACCCGCAGTACGCGCTCTATTCCGTCGTGGCGGCGGTCGTCTGGCAGTTCGCCGGCTACTCGATGGTGATCTTCCTCGCAGGCCTGCAGGCGGTGCCAGAGGAGATCCTCGAAGCGGCGACGATCGACGGCGCCGGCCCGTGGCGGCGATTCTGGAGCGTGACGTTCCCGCTCCTGAACGGCGCCGTCGTGATCAACGTCATGCTCAGCCTCATCGGCGGCCTCAAGCAGTTCGACCAGGTCGTCGCGATGACCGGCGGCGGCCCTGGCACGGCCACCGAGACCATCTCGACGCTCATCTACAAGAACGCGTTCCTGCTCGGCGAGTACCCGTTCTCGGTCGCGCTCGCGGTGGTCATGACGATCCTGATCGCCGGGCTCTCCGCCATTCAGTACCGACTCACCCTTCGGAAGGCCAGCTGATGCAGACGCGCTACACCGGCCTGACGCTCGTCCGCGAGATCGTCCTCATCGGGGTCGCGGTCGTCTGGTTCATCCCGATCCTCGCGCTCGTGAACGTGTCGCTGAAGCCGAGCAACAGCCAGACCAACGCGCTCACCTTCGCCTGGCCGCCGACGTTCGAGAACTACGGCCGGGCCTGGGAGGAGGCGAGCCTCGGGGCCGCGCTGATGAACAGCACGATCGTCGCCGTCGTGAGCATCGCCTTCATCGTCGCGATCTCGGCCCTCGCGTCGTATCCGCTCGCCCGGGTCACGCGGGCGTGGTCGCGGTGGACCTTCTACGGCCTCCTCGGCGGCCTGCTCATCCCGGCGCAGCTGGCGCTCCTGCCGCTCTACTCGACGATGCGCGACATCGGGCTCCTGGGATCGCTCTGGTCCGTCATCCTCATCAACATCGGCACCGCGATGCCGTTCTCGATCTTCCTGTACACGACCTTCATGCGCGACCTTCCCCTGGACTATGAGGAGGCGGCCCTCCTCGACGGCTGCGGGCCGGTTCGCTCGTTTCTCAGCGTGGTCTTCCCGCTCGTGCGTCCCGCGACGGGCACTGTCATCATCCTGAACCTCGTCGGCATCTGGAACGAGTTCTTCACCCCGCTCCTCTACCTGTCGGGCAGCGGCAACGCGACGGCGCCCGTCGCGATCTACAGCTTCGTCAGTCAATACGTCACCGTCTGGCCGCTCGTCTTCGCCGGACTGGTCATCAGCGTCATCCCCATCCTCGCGGTCTACTTCTCGCTGCAGAAGTACGTCATCAAGGGGTTCGCGGGAGGACTCAAGGGATAGCAGCACCCGTCCCTGCGGCGCGCAATCACCCATGCACCACGGGCATCCAGCCCACATTCAAGGAGGAATAGTGAAGCTCAATCCCACTCGCCGGGCGGGCGCGGCGATCGGCGTCGCGGCCGTCGCGGCACTCGTGCTCGCCGGCTGCTCGACCGACGGCGGCTCGAGCGGAGGCTCCGGCGACGAGAACGTGCTGACGTTCACGGCGGCAGGGGAGGCTCCGGCGCAGGCGGCGATCGACGCGTTCGAGGCGGCCAACCCCGGCGTGACGGTCGACGCGACGTTCGCCAATGACGACGAGTCCTACCAGCAGACCCTGCGCACGCAGCTCTCGGCGGGCACCGCGCCCGACGTGTTCCGCGTCTGGCCCGGCAACGGCAACGCGACCTCGATCGTGGCGCTCAGCAACGACGGCCTGCTGCTCTCGCTCGACGACGAGGAGTGGGCGGGCGATGTCGACGACTCCGTTCGCCCGGTCGTCGAGGATGCCGACGGCAAGCTCGTGGGCGTGCCGGTCACGATGGTCGGCATCGGCGCGATCTGGAACGATCAGGCCGTCGAGGCGGCCGGCCTCGAGACGCCGACCACGTGGAGCGAGGTGCTGCAGTTCTGCGCCGACGCGAAGGCCGCGGGCAAGGTCGCGTTCGCGCTCGGCCTGAAGTCGGCGTGGGTCACCCAGCTCGTGCCGTACGCGCTCACCGCGACCACGGTGTACGGCCCCGATCCCGACTTCACGGACCAGCAGCTCGACGGCGATGCGTCGTTCGTCGACTCCGGCTGGAACGACGCCGAGTCGCAGTACCTCGAGCTGCGCGATGCCGGATGCTTCAACGACAACCCGAACGGCATCGGCTACGACGAGCAGATGACCATGCTGGGACAGGGAGACGCGCTCGGCGCCATCCACATCACCTCGGCCGGCGCGAACGCGCAGCAGTACGCACCCGAGGGCACGACGTTCTCGATGACGCCCTTCCCCGCGACGGACGACGCGGACGACACGAACCTGCCCGTGTCGGTCGGCATCGTGTACTCGGCGAATGCGAAGGCGAAGAATCCCGAGCTGGCGAAGAAGTTCATCGACTTCCTCGCGTCGAGCGAGGGTCAGTCGGTCTACGCGACCGCCGCGGGGGCTGCCCCGGCCCTGCCGTCCACGGACTTCGAGCCCGACCCGGTGCTCGCGGCGATCACCGAGTACCAGGCCGACGGCCGCGCGCGTCCGTTCCCCGACGTGTTCTGGCCGAACACGAAGGTGCAGCAGGAGCACCTCACCGGCATCCAGGAGCTCTTCAACAACAGCATCACGGTCGACGAGTTGCTGCAGCGCATGGACACCGCGTTCGCCGACGACTAGTCGGGGGTTCGCGACGAGGCGGGGTGCGTGCTGCACCCCGCCTCGTCGCGTTGCGCCTACGCGCTCCGGATGCCGCGGCGCGGCCGCTACCCTCGACGCATGCCTGCGACCGAACGCCTCTTCAGCTACGGCACCTTGCGCCTCCCCGGGGTGCAACGCGAGCTCTTCGGCACGGAGTTGCCCACGTCGGCGGACGCGCTCGTCGGGTGGCGGCTCCGGATGCTGCGCATCACCGATCCCGACGTGGTCACGCTGAGCGGCGAGGCCGAGCATCCGATCCTCGAGCGCACCGACGACCCCGACGATCGCGTCGACGGGGCCGTGCTCGAGGTGACCGCCGCGCAGCTCGCCGCCGCGGATGAGTACGAGGTCGACGACTACCGTCGCGTCCGTGCGCGGCTCGTGTCGGGCGGCGACGCCTGGGTGTACGCGGCGGGCTGATCCGGGCGGCCTTCCGGCCGCCGCGCGGATGCCCCGGGCCCGCAGTGCGGCTCGAGGCATCCGTTCGCTGCTGGAATTGCTACGGGACGATCTGGATGTTCGATGAGTCGGAGACGTTGGTCACATTCATCTGCTGCAGCGTCGTCGCGGTGGATGTGCTGCCCGGCATCCGGATCTTCTCGAACTTCACGTCCGTGATCGGCGCGCCCGGCACGCCATTGATGCGCGCGGGAGTCGTGCCTGCGCTCCGCACATTCACTCGGGTGAGGTCGACGTCGGCGACGGGGCCGATGCCCTCGGCGGTGTTGCCGGTCCAGAGGGCCATCCACGTGGTGTTGCCGTCGTTGTCCTTCGTCACCCGCTCGATGTCGATGTCCTCGAACTGGATGCTCACCGCGCCCGCCGTGCCGTACTTGTGATGCACGCCGATCCCGACGGCCGAGTCGTAGATCGTGGCGTTCTTGAAGGTCACGTTCGTCTGCTGCTGGAACACGCCCTGTCCCACCTTCAGGCCATAGCACCACGTCCAGCTCACCAGGTCGTCGAAGGTGACGTCGCCCAGCGGGCGAGGGTCGCCCGGGACCTTCGCGAACAGGTCGATGTGGTTCGCCCAGGTCTTCGTGCTGAACGGGTCGTCGAGCCCGATGCCGATCGCGTTCGTCACCGAGACGTTGGTCGACTCCATGACATCGATGCCGTCGTTCTCGCCCATGTCGAACCGGTTGAACATCTTGATATTGCGGAATTGCGAATCGGTCGAGCGGGTCGGCATGACCGCCCAGCTGCTCGACTCCCGGAACGTGATGCCGTCGACGATGAAGTCGTCGGTGTAGATCGGCACGAGCAGGTTGACGCCGAGGTTGCCGCGTTGGAGGGACGCCATGCCGTCGCCGTCGATGATGCCGCGCCCGGAGATGGTGATGTTGGTCGTCGAGTACCGCGTCGACAGGAACCATGTGACGTCACGCTGCTGCGAGAGCTTGCGCCAGTGCACGTCGTAGTGGTCGCGCTCGCCGGTGTACTTGAGCACCGCCCCCGGCGCGAGATACAGCCTCAGGTTGGAGCGCAGGTACAAGGTGCCGAGCGTGTAGACACCGGCTGGTACGAAGACGGTGCCCTGCCCGGCGTTCGCCGAACCCCAGGCCGCGGCGTCGTTCAGTGCGGTCTGGAAGGCCGTCGTCGAGTACCCGACGCCGGGCTGCGCGCCATACGGCGCGGCGGTGACGTTGAAGATTCCCGTGCCCGAGCTCGGGGGCCGGTCGGTCTCGAGCGGGTCGATCGCGATGACGAGCTCGGGCCGGCCGTCGATCTTCACGATCAGGTACTCGTCGTGGGTGACCGTGAACGTCAGCGTCGGCCCGCTCTTCGTGCCCGTCAACCCGAGCTTGAGCGGGCTGATCGAGAACGCGCCGATCGCGGTGTTGTTGCGCTTCGTGATCGAGATCGTCGCCTCCCCCGCGCCCATCGCGAACTGCGCGATGTCGTAGCCGGCGCAGTCCTGCACCGGCACGCCCTGCCCATTCACGGTCATCACGAAGTCCGGCGAGGCCGGATACGTGGAGGCCAACGGGTAGATGTCGAGCGGCGCCGGTGCCGCGTTCGCCGGCGGGGCCGGGCTCGCGATCGCGATGAGCGTGGCGAGCAGGGCTCCGGTGGCGACGGATGCCACCGCTCCCATGATTCGGTCGAGGTGCTTCATTGCACTTCCTCTCGGTTGCCACCGTCATCGGTGGGCGGAGAGGGGCCGCTTTCGCGCCGCGCAGCCCCGGCGGGCCAGGGCGAATCGTGAATCGATTCACAACCGGCACCGACTGCGAGATTACGCGACTGCTGAAGACCGTGTCAACGGGCGGTGCCCCGATCCAGCCGCCGGCTGCGGCGCGCTGCCGCCGGCCTGTACTACCGCGGGAGTACGCTCTCGCCCAGCGACGGCGCGGGCGCGCTGCGCGGCGATCCGCGGCTCCGGCCGCGGCGAGGAGGCGGAGATGGTCCCCGAGATCAACTACTGGGCGGTGCTGGTGGCGACGGCGTCGAGCATGGCGGTCGGCGCCATCTGGTACGCCCGGGGCGTGTTCGGCACCCGGTGGGCGAAGCTCGCGAACGTCGACATGGACCGTCCTGGCGCGAGTGCGGTGATGCCGCTCATCGTGACGGTGCTCGTGAGCTTCGTCACGGCGTGGGTGCTCGCGGGCGCCTCGACGATCGCGTGGCACTTCTACGGCGGCGGCTACCTGGTCGCAGCGCTGCTCACCGGGGTGATCCTCTGGGCCGGCTTCACCGCCGCGCGATTCATCACGCACGACGTCTTCGAGGGCCGCCCGTCGTCCCTCACCGTGATGAACATCGCCCACGAGCTCGTCACGATCGTCATCATGGCGATCATCATCGGCGTCTGGCCGCCCGCCGGCACCGTCTGAGCACCGACCAGGCTCGCGCCGCACCCCGTCGACCCGCCACACCGCTCGCCGCCGCCCCCCGCTACCTGCGTGCGGGCCGCGGTGCTCGCAGTCGTTCGGGGGCTTCATCGGCGGATCCCGCGGGCCCGGGCTTGCCGGCCATCCAGCCCATCACCGCCTGTACCGCGATGACGAGGAGCAGCATCGACACGACGACGGGCCAGCTGAGGCCGGCGTCGTGCAGCAGTCCGAGTGCGAGTGGCCCGAGGGCGGCGAACGCGTAGCCGACCCCCTGCGCGAAGGCGGAGAACCCGGCGATCGAGCCGTGGGGTGGTGCCTTCAGCACGATGAGCATCACCGCGAGCCCGAACGCGGCCCCCTGGGCGAACCCGAGCACGGCCACGAAGACGGGGGCGAGCGCCTCCGGCGCCCAGGCGACGCCGATCATCCCGACCGCCGAAAGTGCACTCACGACGAGCACCACCACCGATTGCGAGGCCCGTCGTCCCGCGATGACGGCGATCAGGAGCGAGGCCGGCAACCCCGCGATGCTCATCCATGCGAGCAGCCAGCCCGCCTCGGCCGGCGCCATCCCACGGCTGGCGAAGATGGTAGGCAACCACGCCGTCATCGCGAAGAAGCAGAGGGCCTGGCTGCCGAAGAAGGCGGTGACGGAGAGGGCGGTCGCATCGAGCCTGAGCCGGAGGACCGAGTTCGGCGTCGCCGCGGCCGGGGGCGTGAGCGCGGTGCGACGTCGAGCCGTCCGCACTCGTGCGGCGGCGATGGCGGCGACCGTCGTGGCGACGGCAGCTGGCCCGGCCCACAAAGCGAGCGTCGCCCTGACTGAGCCGGTCGCGAACATGAGCGGGATGGTGAGGCTCGCGCCGAGGGCGGCGCTCACGCCGAAGCTCGTCGAGAAGAGGCCCGACCAGACGCCCGCGCGGCCCGCGAGGTGGATGCGGATGAGCTGGGGCGTCAGCACGCTGAGCCCGCAGATGCCCAAGCCGGCGAGCACGGTACCGACGAACATCGTCGTGGTGTCGAGGGGGCGCAGCGCGAGCGAGAGGGTGAGCAGAGCCGTGAGTGCGAGGGCGGCGCCGTGCAGCCCCATGCGACGTTCGAGCACCGGCGCGAGCGGCGCGCCGAGGGCGAGCATGAGTACGGGGAGGCTCGAGAGCGTCGCCGCGCTGATCGGGGTGAGGCCGAACATGACGCTGATCGGCGCGAGCGCCGCTGAGACGCTCGTGATGGGGTCGCGCAGGTTGAGCCCGATCAGCAGGATGAGGGCCGCTGCCGTGAGGCCCTCGCGGTGATCAGGGCGCGACGTCATTCAGCGACTGCTCCTGGTCGTCGAGCACGCTGAGCGCCGCGAGCGTCGCGGCCGTGTCGTCGCCGGTCTCGATGGCCGTGAGGATCGCCGCGTGGAAGTCGTCGTGGTCGGAGGTGCCGTTGACGAAGCAGTTGGTGCGGCTCACCGAGTCGCGAAGTGAGTCCTCGAAGCTGCGGTAGAGCTCGAAGAGCAGCGCGTTCTGCGAGGCGCGCGCGATACCGATGTGGAAGGCGACGTCGTGATCGATGAAGGCATCGACGTCTTCTGCCTCGACGGCCGCACGGCGCCCGTCGAGGGCGGCCCGCAGGTCGTGCAGGTCGTCGTCGGTGCGGCGGGACGCCGCTTCGCGCGCGGCGACGACGTCGAGCGCTCGACGAACGGCGAGCACCTCGCGAACATCGGCGACGTGCAGCGCGTGCTTGAGCGCGACGGCCGTCTCGTTGTCGGCGATGACATAGGTGCCATCGCCCTGGCGGCTCTCGAGCAGGCCCACCTGGGCGAGTGCGCGAACGCCTTCGCGCACCGACGGCCGGCTGACCCCGAGCGCCTCGACGAGTTCGGCCTCGGTGGGGATGCGGGTGCCGACCGGCCAAGCGCCCGTGACGATCTCATGGCGCAGCCGATCGACGACCGTGTCGACCAGGGAGACCCGTGCGATCTGCTTCATACACTTCCTCATCTACGAAACGTATGGTTATCATATCGTCTGACAACTGGTTCAGACAATGACCATCTCCGAAGAAG
This DNA window, taken from Agromyces sp. 3263, encodes the following:
- a CDS encoding sugar ABC transporter permease: MASTLLEERAAALPAAASLTPSPRRRARRAGVVAPWWFVAPAVAIYVFIVVVPSTRGAFFSFTDWNGLAGDWSWVGFENFADVFTDRAAQAALWNTLVLAVLCTVIQNAIGLALAVGLHTMVKSRYILRVVFFAPVVLTPLVSGYVWSYLLSPNGTVNEVLRGLGLGFLAQDWLGDPQYALYSVVAAVVWQFAGYSMVIFLAGLQAVPEEILEAATIDGAGPWRRFWSVTFPLLNGAVVINVMLSLIGGLKQFDQVVAMTGGGPGTATETISTLIYKNAFLLGEYPFSVALAVVMTILIAGLSAIQYRLTLRKAS
- a CDS encoding carbohydrate ABC transporter permease; the encoded protein is MQTRYTGLTLVREIVLIGVAVVWFIPILALVNVSLKPSNSQTNALTFAWPPTFENYGRAWEEASLGAALMNSTIVAVVSIAFIVAISALASYPLARVTRAWSRWTFYGLLGGLLIPAQLALLPLYSTMRDIGLLGSLWSVILINIGTAMPFSIFLYTTFMRDLPLDYEEAALLDGCGPVRSFLSVVFPLVRPATGTVIILNLVGIWNEFFTPLLYLSGSGNATAPVAIYSFVSQYVTVWPLVFAGLVISVIPILAVYFSLQKYVIKGFAGGLKG
- a CDS encoding extracellular solute-binding protein, whose translation is MKLNPTRRAGAAIGVAAVAALVLAGCSTDGGSSGGSGDENVLTFTAAGEAPAQAAIDAFEAANPGVTVDATFANDDESYQQTLRTQLSAGTAPDVFRVWPGNGNATSIVALSNDGLLLSLDDEEWAGDVDDSVRPVVEDADGKLVGVPVTMVGIGAIWNDQAVEAAGLETPTTWSEVLQFCADAKAAGKVAFALGLKSAWVTQLVPYALTATTVYGPDPDFTDQQLDGDASFVDSGWNDAESQYLELRDAGCFNDNPNGIGYDEQMTMLGQGDALGAIHITSAGANAQQYAPEGTTFSMTPFPATDDADDTNLPVSVGIVYSANAKAKNPELAKKFIDFLASSEGQSVYATAAGAAPALPSTDFEPDPVLAAITEYQADGRARPFPDVFWPNTKVQQEHLTGIQELFNNSITVDELLQRMDTAFADD
- a CDS encoding gamma-glutamylcyclotransferase family protein, with the translated sequence MPATERLFSYGTLRLPGVQRELFGTELPTSADALVGWRLRMLRITDPDVVTLSGEAEHPILERTDDPDDRVDGAVLEVTAAQLAAADEYEVDDYRRVRARLVSGGDAWVYAAG
- a CDS encoding glycosyl hydrolase family 28 protein → MKHLDRIMGAVASVATGALLATLIAIASPAPPANAAPAPLDIYPLASTYPASPDFVMTVNGQGVPVQDCAGYDIAQFAMGAGEATISITKRNNTAIGAFSISPLKLGLTGTKSGPTLTFTVTHDEYLIVKIDGRPELVIAIDPLETDRPPSSGTGIFNVTAAPYGAQPGVGYSTTAFQTALNDAAAWGSANAGQGTVFVPAGVYTLGTLYLRSNLRLYLAPGAVLKYTGERDHYDVHWRKLSQQRDVTWFLSTRYSTTNITISGRGIIDGDGMASLQRGNLGVNLLVPIYTDDFIVDGITFRESSSWAVMPTRSTDSQFRNIKMFNRFDMGENDGIDVMESTNVSVTNAIGIGLDDPFSTKTWANHIDLFAKVPGDPRPLGDVTFDDLVSWTWCYGLKVGQGVFQQQTNVTFKNATIYDSAVGIGVHHKYGTAGAVSIQFEDIDIERVTKDNDGNTTWMALWTGNTAEGIGPVADVDLTRVNVRSAGTTPARINGVPGAPITDVKFEKIRMPGSTSTATTLQQMNVTNVSDSSNIQIVP
- a CDS encoding DUF1761 domain-containing protein, with the translated sequence MVPEINYWAVLVATASSMAVGAIWYARGVFGTRWAKLANVDMDRPGASAVMPLIVTVLVSFVTAWVLAGASTIAWHFYGGGYLVAALLTGVILWAGFTAARFITHDVFEGRPSSLTVMNIAHELVTIVIMAIIIGVWPPAGTV
- a CDS encoding MFS transporter, whose amino-acid sequence is MTSRPDHREGLTAAALILLIGLNLRDPITSVSAALAPISVMFGLTPISAATLSSLPVLMLALGAPLAPVLERRMGLHGAALALTALLTLSLALRPLDTTTMFVGTVLAGLGICGLSVLTPQLIRIHLAGRAGVWSGLFSTSFGVSAALGASLTIPLMFATGSVRATLALWAGPAAVATTVAAIAAARVRTARRRTALTPPAAATPNSVLRLRLDATALSVTAFFGSQALCFFAMTAWLPTIFASRGMAPAEAGWLLAWMSIAGLPASLLIAVIAGRRASQSVVVLVVSALSAVGMIGVAWAPEALAPVFVAVLGFAQGAAFGLAVMLIVLKAPPHGSIAGFSAFAQGVGYAFAALGPLALGLLHDAGLSWPVVVSMLLLVIAVQAVMGWMAGKPGPAGSADEAPERLRAPRPARR
- a CDS encoding FadR/GntR family transcriptional regulator, translated to MKQIARVSLVDTVVDRLRHEIVTGAWPVGTRIPTEAELVEALGVSRPSVREGVRALAQVGLLESRQGDGTYVIADNETAVALKHALHVADVREVLAVRRALDVVAAREAASRRTDDDLHDLRAALDGRRAAVEAEDVDAFIDHDVAFHIGIARASQNALLFELYRSFEDSLRDSVSRTNCFVNGTSDHDDFHAAILTAIETGDDTAATLAALSVLDDQEQSLNDVAP